A portion of the Oncorhynchus clarkii lewisi isolate Uvic-CL-2024 chromosome 27, UVic_Ocla_1.0, whole genome shotgun sequence genome contains these proteins:
- the LOC139385926 gene encoding complement C1q tumor necrosis factor-related protein 5, with translation MKSLQLWTLLLLPVLLVNFSNQLEDNKIPPSLCTGHPGIPGTPGLHGGAGQPGRDGRDGRDSAPGEKGEKGVGGEPGDTGFRGLTGDQGNPGDKGDRGQSGECAIAPKSAFSAKLSEGRTKPVAAEDAVRFDKVILNEQGDYDMETGRFTCKVPGVYYFAVHATVYRASLQFDLMKNGHTMASYFQFYGNWPKPASLSGGSLLHLIPGDQVWVQMALGEYSGFYSSSKTDSTFTGFLVYSDWKNSAVFAKGEGV, from the exons ATGAAATCACTCCAGCTatggaccctcctcctcctccccgttCTACTGGTCAACTTCTCCAACCAATTAGAAGACAACAAGATACCGCCCAGTCTGTGTACGGGACACCCAGGTATCCCAGGCACCCCTGGGTTGCACGGAGGTGCTGGCCAACCAGGAAGAGATGGGAGGGACGGGCGTGATTCTGCCcctggggagaagggagagaagggagtcgGGGGAGAGCCAG GTGACACAGGCTTTAGGGGCCTCACTGGAGACCAGGGGAACCCTGGAGATAAAGGAGACAGGGGGCAGTCGGGGGAGTGCGCCATCGCTCCCAAATCAGCCTTCAGCGCCAAGTTGTCCGAGGGCCGCACCAAGCCCGTGGCGGCGGAAGACGCTGTGCGCTTTGACAAGGTAATACTCAACGAGCAGGGCGACTACGACATGGAAACAGGACGCTTCACCTGCAAAGTGCCCGGCGTCTACTACTTTGCGGTCCACGCCACCGTCTACCGGGCCAGCCTGCAGTTTGACCTGATGAAAAACGGTCACACGATGGCGTCGTATTTCCAGTTCTATGGGAACTGGCCCAAGCCAGCGTCTTTGTCCGGGGGCTCGCTGCTGCACCTCATCCCGGGCGACCAGGTGTGGGTACAGATGGCATTGGGAGAGTACAGTGGTTTCTACTCCAGCTCTAAGACTGACAGCACCTTCACTGGCTTCTTGGTGTACTCAGACTGGAAAAACTCTGCTGTCTTCGCCAAGGGCGAAGGGGTATAG